A stretch of Aureispira sp. CCB-E DNA encodes these proteins:
- a CDS encoding N-acetylmuramoyl-L-alanine amidase, whose translation MTNLIPVLGNGHGGMIGGVYQTKGKRYTFKDGTTIYEGEYNRAIKARVMEQLTAKGIPFYDLVPEQQDIRMSTRISRADYLYKKSQKRTFLIDLHSNAGGGHGCETWIARQSSSKSQALARWTEALFKKHFPESKFRGIKRKNWDILAKTDNPAIILELFFMDNYEECKKYLLSNEGRDRAAAYVVDIIENFIKYHS comes from the coding sequence ATGACAAACTTAATTCCAGTTCTTGGTAATGGACACGGCGGCATGATTGGCGGCGTGTACCAAACCAAGGGCAAACGCTACACTTTTAAAGATGGTACCACCATCTACGAGGGGGAATACAACCGAGCGATCAAAGCTCGTGTAATGGAGCAGCTCACCGCCAAGGGCATTCCTTTTTATGATCTCGTACCCGAACAGCAAGATATTAGAATGAGTACCCGAATTTCAAGAGCAGATTACTTATACAAAAAGAGCCAAAAGAGGACTTTTTTAATTGATCTACATTCTAATGCAGGAGGTGGTCATGGGTGCGAGACGTGGATCGCTAGACAATCCAGTTCAAAAAGCCAAGCTTTGGCAAGATGGACAGAAGCTTTGTTTAAAAAGCATTTTCCCGAAAGTAAATTTCGAGGGATCAAGCGCAAGAATTGGGATATACTCGCCAAGACAGATAACCCTGCTATTATCTTGGAGCTGTTCTTTATGGACAATTACGAAGAATGTAAAAAATACTTGCTATCCAATGAGGGAAGAGACAGAGCTGCCGCCTATGTGGTGGATATTATTGAAAACTTTATTAAATACCATTCTTAA
- a CDS encoding site-specific DNA-methyltransferase encodes MNIDLKLNDCLDGLKQINHQSIDAIITDPPYFCGMTHNGTKGTYSDLNMVKPFFKEVFKQWKRVLKANGEIYVFCDWRTYPLFYELLQEVLTIRNRITWDKISGAGCYYSYSHEDIIFCTNPSPQYKRYKKGQNVWRMPAFSSGAKKTNGEKVHPTQKPIELIEKLVLSATENEGDTVLDCFAGSGTTAVACKRLNRNFVGFEIQEKYYNIALERIKAVPS; translated from the coding sequence ATGAACATAGACTTAAAATTAAACGATTGCCTAGACGGCTTAAAACAAATCAACCACCAATCCATTGACGCCATTATTACCGATCCGCCCTACTTTTGTGGCATGACCCACAACGGCACCAAAGGCACCTACAGTGATTTAAACATGGTAAAACCGTTCTTTAAAGAAGTCTTTAAACAATGGAAACGAGTATTAAAGGCCAACGGTGAAATATATGTTTTTTGCGACTGGAGAACCTATCCTTTATTTTATGAGCTGTTACAGGAGGTTTTAACCATCCGTAACCGCATTACATGGGATAAAATCAGCGGTGCAGGCTGTTATTATAGCTATTCGCATGAAGATATTATCTTTTGTACCAATCCTTCACCACAGTACAAACGCTATAAAAAAGGGCAAAATGTTTGGCGAATGCCTGCCTTTAGCTCGGGAGCAAAGAAGACCAATGGAGAGAAGGTCCACCCCACACAAAAACCAATTGAATTAATAGAAAAGTTGGTCTTATCGGCGACTGAAAACGAAGGCGACACCGTCCTAGATTGTTTTGCAGGAAGTGGCACCACCGCCGTAGCTTGTAAGCGTCTTAATCGTAATTTTGTAGGTTTTGAGATTCAAGAAAAGTATTACAACATTGCTTTGGAGCGTATCAAAGCGGTTCCCTCTTAA
- a CDS encoding peptidoglycan recognition family protein has protein sequence MSSPLKLVHKNKKVLFLGLLLVVVLVVTAATRKVRIIDKSRQLMRSNNQQYRTRSLDSINQIFVHHSASIGQTAEDYARYHVQSRGWPAIGYHFVIEVNGDIIQGNPLTNVSYNVAGHNTRGIGICLSGDFTKQEPSAAQLKSLGRLIAHLRRQLPQPLAVNGHKEFGQTSCPGHHLEKHLYKFQ, from the coding sequence ATGAGCAGTCCTTTAAAATTAGTCCACAAAAACAAAAAAGTCCTATTCTTGGGGCTGTTGTTGGTCGTGGTTTTGGTCGTAACCGCTGCCACTCGAAAAGTGCGCATTATAGACAAAAGCCGTCAATTAATGCGCTCTAACAATCAACAATACCGAACACGGTCGCTCGATAGCATCAACCAAATATTTGTCCATCATTCGGCAAGTATTGGACAAACCGCCGAAGATTACGCCCGTTATCATGTACAGTCGAGAGGATGGCCAGCAATTGGTTACCATTTTGTGATCGAGGTCAACGGCGATATTATACAAGGCAATCCACTAACCAATGTTTCTTACAATGTAGCAGGACACAACACTCGAGGGATTGGTATTTGTTTGAGTGGAGATTTTACCAAGCAAGAACCCAGTGCCGCACAGCTCAAAAGTTTGGGGCGTTTGATCGCTCACCTCCGCAGACAATTACCACAACCCTTGGCGGTCAATGGTCACAAAGAGTTTGGGCAAACGTCCTGCCCTGGCCATCATTTAGAAAAGCATTTATACAAATTTCAATAA